The sequence AAATGCTTATGTTGCTTAAACATACTGCTACTGCTAATAGTGGCAATATCATCGAAAAATTTCCCTTACACGCACTCAGAGATAAACCATCATCAAACATTATGATTTTTATCCTTAACCTTCTTGACATTACAGAATCTTCTTCTTGCGGTGATAGATCGTTTCATCACAAGTCTGCAGAGCCGACCAGAGAAATTTTAGATACTCCACGTCTTTTTCAATGTCTTCATCATCACTCATTGGGGTGTAGTTTTCAAACATCCAAATTTTTCTCTTGCCTGCTGACCCTGATATCTCATGACAAACAGCCTCGGGATCAGCATAGTCTTTTTTGTGAGTTATCACAACTAGTGGTTCTGtgccttaaaaaaagaaacaagaagaagaagtaggGAAAATTCCATAAAATCACTACAAGCAATATGCCACACTTAGATAATATTTGTACATCTCTTACAGAAACTGGAGATCCCGCATGTGACCTTTCTAACACAAGGAAGAGGGATAATTTTAGAGTAGATAGCGTTAGGCCAGAAAGAGGCTTGttgttcaaacaaacaaacaaattaacaaacaaataaacaaacaaacagaaatgcaACAAGGCAAGCAGCTCTGTGGAGGCACTGATGGACAATACAGCTTGAGGAAAACAAGTGTTTCCAGAATTAATTGCTTGATTGTTTGTTCTAAGGGAAGGTTTGAGCCGTGATTGGTTTTGAAAGCTGCTACCTATTCTAAAGAAAAATTTTTGTTGTAgatcacaaatgaaaaaaaaaaaaagtttggtttGGAAGAATCTACAGATAGGTGTCAAAAATTGACAATAGTGTGTTTGATTGGTTCCAATTGTATCTCTCAAATCATCTTCAAATCATTCGAGgtcaaaatacattttccttCGTCTTTCGTTAcgtttcgtttatttcatttccaacacactgtaattacaacatttgaatacacaatTCTATAACAATTTTAAGACAAGGGGAGGGGAGTGCTAAAAAGCAGATCTTGTTGGCTGCAGTCCCCTTATTAAAACTATAGTTACAAAACTGTTAAAACGAGACAAAGAAAGTAAAGTAAGACAGATATATATTTTAGATATTTGTCTCTTTGTATTGGTCTTCGTCAATTTTAAGTGCTGTTTGAGCGACTGAAGATAATCAAGAACTAAAAAAAACTATTCAGAGGAAAGAACTGCATGTgtcgtaaaaaaaaatctgttgacAAAATAGACAAATATTTCTGTTACTGAACGAGGGATTACTTGAATGCGTGTTTAACAGGTCGAGCCGGCATTTGAGTAAGTTATCTGTTTCACATAAATGAATTATGATTTCTTCGATGTGTTTAGCAACTGCAATGTACCTTAATCTACCCAACTGAAAAACGAGAAATGATTTCCTGTGTCCTGTGTTGTAAGTTAAGTCAAGCTAACTAAAGGTAACTTTGACCAGTAACGCTGTATGCAATATACTCTTTAATTTCAATGTCATTATAACTGTCaacattacagaaaaaaaaaatattatagatGACTTCCAAGAAACTGCAATGTCTACTTATTGTTATACTAGAAGTTACCATTTGTTTGTAAGGGGAGGCATGTCTATTCAGCCTATTATATTttctccgtgtgtgtgtgtgtgtgtgtgtgagtgcatcAAGGTTTTGACATGTATAAGTCAAgatgtattcttttttaaaatccaTACAGTGCGCCTGCTCAACGTACTTGCCTCTTTGAACACTGTTGAATACAAATTTCACGTATTTTCGTCTGTTTCTAATAATTTTCGAGTAATTCAGATACAGAGTGtctattttgtttcattgcCGTATTATCATTTACCTTAACCcaacatttgtttttccttcttcgTATTTAGTTCAAATCTCTCATCAGACATTAGATGTTTAGTCAAGTCTATCGTGtttattgttttatgtttgGATAAAATGCATCAGGTGAtgcatttatttcaaaattcattctttattcttaAGTCTTTTTGGTATTCAAAATGTTGGTTGCAGAGccttgaagaaagaaaagacgaATATCTTAAAGCTGAATTAGAATGATGACACCTAGGAAGTCTGAATACGTACCGAGATAACGCTTTACCATGTTGCAGAATGTTTTAATGAAGTTCTTCCCGTCTTTTTCCGCGTCTGGTCTGAAAGTATTCAGAAATATTTCCAACATCTTTGACATGAAGTTTTCTTTACGTTTTTCGTGTGAAAAACACGAAAAACAACACTTCCCAAGAGTAAAattaattttaaaaattttatcattcattgaatgaaaacaaatacgTAGATTAGATATCATTAACATGAATAGCTAATATTGGCtatcatgtttttcattgggaACAGTATGGTTACTGGTCGAATCAAATCATGaattcattgaaaaacaaaagacattgtaCACGACCATTGTACTAATGATGGACACCAAAAATCACTAGAGTGAAATTAAAGTAGATGCAATGAAATGCAATACGGTAGCATAGACGCAaattagcagaaaaaaaaaaaaccagaaacaaaagaaaacaaaattactaAAAGATCCCTAAAATATAGGCCTGCTTAACTTAGCTCTCAATAACTGATGCAACAAACATTCGTGCTTATGTTTGGGTTAAGATTCAAAGAAAGTTCtatagctcccccccccccccccaaacctctctgtctctctatccTTGAAGGGAATAATTTCCAAATAGAAATAAATGTATTTCTGTGACTGGTTTATTatgttcttcatttttttttcttttttactgtaGCAGCCCCCTTCCCGTCGTTCCCCGGCTCCTGCATGAGAGGTATGTGTGAGAAAGTTTTACAAGGCAACtgatttgtgaaataatgaagaCTTGCGTAGATACCAGAGGGAGAAAAGGATGATGTCATGGTCACTTCGAACGTCATTTTAGTAAATAACACTGTTGTTTAAAATACGTTCAACGCAAGAATTGAATTACTCTCTCATTTATCGTGAAATGATAAAACTTGTCTACCGTCCTCATCAATACAAATCATTGTGTTATAATCAAACTACTCTAACAAATGGAATGTGAACTGATAATATAAATGCTGATAAGTTCACTGTCTGAAAACGTGAAATAAAATATCTCACCTTTGACGATAAACAAATACAGCACAATGacattcttcttcctttcttttgacTCTTGTCTTACTAATTGCGCGGAATATCCCATCTGAAAATAAGTCAGAAGTAAGAGGAAATACAAATGACTATTCATATCGAAATGATGACTACGTTTCACTGTTGATATCGCTTAGTAATTATATGGGATATATAGATGAGGGAAGTGACGTTTGAGTGGTTTGTCGTTTCTGGTACATTGTAACAGAGTGGACAAGACAGACTGAATTAAAGTGGTAATCATATATTGATATGAACTGTATATTCTTGGTTACATAATATTTATTGAATATAAGTAGGTGAATgtaattttcattgcattcattTTATTGCAATATACTTACTACACTCTTCCTTTAGGCGTTCCAAAGTCTTGGAAGACAAATCTTGTATACCACATGTGTCGATCAAGTCGATTCTCTCTGCTAATATGTGGTGGAAGCGGCGACGGGTCATTCTTCCTCCGTCTTCCCCTACTCCTTCCTTTGTCACGATGGAATATTGTCCTGTTAGTGAATACAAGAAGAAGCACCATTGTTAAATTTCTTATAATATGCAATTATAGAACTCTTCTTTTTTGTCCATCTATCTAAATGGGCTTTAAAATAAAGTAATGCATATTGCCACCGATAAAGAACATTTATAATCTGTATCTACCTTTGTTTACAAGGAGACTGCCCATAGAATATTATTCATTGAGGCAAACTCCCTGTCATCTTGTTGTACTTTGCGTCTGCTATGTACATCACGTATGAAAATAATCAAGATAAATGAACAAGAAGTATATATATTGTGCAGCGATCATATTATTGTAAGGCATTCAATGTCATTTTCAAGGTATCTAATGTAGTGCCATTGTCACGACCACCACTTCTTATACTTCTTCCGATGTATTATGCATAATTCAGTGCGTCATTTACATATCATTCAATTGCACATGCATAACATTATATGTTTGTTCTGGCTCTCTCTATCTGCGGGTATATAAATGATGCATGAATAAATTGCATAATGTTCGCTTtcgaaaagcaaacaaacatgacaaacagtTGATATAAACCCAAACACGCGGCTTTTGACTACGTGGGTGTCAGAATtccaaatgaagagtttgttcgcaaaaaccgatgttagtccatatttgccaaatggagatatttgcgattaaaggtcaagaaaaacaaagagaataataagaaaatttgtgcttcttttgaccataacttcaaaaatttacctttatatgtagtgagcaatatataatttaaaaggtaatATTTTGTGCTTtctgacagagaccgtacttcaaaatcttcaaaaatggacttatcggtttttgcaaacaaactcttcaaatatagtACGGTGTTTCTTCGTTCTCAGATAGAAATGTTTCTATAAGTGTTTCTTAAAGTAAGGAATTTATATCAGTGGAAGCTTAGCACTCTCTGAAGTGCTGAAACATGAACAGCAAGAAACAAAATCTGTTACCATTTAGGGCAAAGTTGAGCGAGTTGATGAGACATGACTTCCCAGCAGCAATTTCACCGAAGAAACTGATGTTCACCTTGGACGGGTTTTCAAAATCCTTTTCATAACGTGCCCTTCCAGGTTTGTAATCCTTGATTTTCTGTCGAAGCTCGTCTCGCCGATTCCGTGAATCAATCACTGTGTATAAAAAAGGATTAACCATGAATATTCAGATGCTATAATCACGGTAATGACATGAATCCGTAATAGATAAAACGAGGAagatcttttttgtgtgtgattgctGGAGAGATACTAATGAGACTCACTTTGGCTCCAATGGCATTTCGCTTTGTTTCATCTTTTCTGTGATCACTGTTGCGCTCTCCAGTAGACGAACAAAGAAAATCATTGATGAAAAATACCTTATATTCCGTTGATATATTTAACTAGCAGATTAGTAATTGATTCAGTCGCGTAAATATGTAACACTCCGATCTGTACATTGCAGGGATGGGATTTCAGTAGCACCAGGTGAGATATTGGTAATTCTCTTAACACGATTATattgaatgataaaatgatttcTTATCGTTAAAGAAAGACACGTGCATTGCAACTGAATCCGACAACAGCATGCTATAATTTAtagaatgataatgaaaatgttatagAAAATTGAAAGCCGCCACACGTGTACTCCCTTGAAATCAGtttacagaagaagaaaaaaaaaacataaaaaagttaTTGTTTCGTTCTTTTAACAATAGAGAGTTGCCTACAATAGAGTAGGAGACACAAGCCGTAGTTCACAACTACAGAGGTCATCAGAGGgtatataatgattttttttttcaattaataaAGAACAAAGTTGTCTCTGAACTGAGGCATTTCCGTTTGCACTCTtgatcaaaataaacaaaaaagaaaggtttAATTTACATTGATAGCCCAACTGGAATATTAGGCAGACAGTATACAcaactttaaaatcaatttgACTTTATAAGTGATTAGTTATAggtcgtccaaatttcaatagaAAGTTTCAAAAACCTTTAAggatgaaacaacaacaacaacaacaggaaagTTATATTCGACCAAAGTCATGCCACGGAATACTATATATCGTAAATCAATTATCTATACGTCTCTAAAAGGAAATTTAATTCGTCTGCTCTAtctaaagaagaaaaatttaACATATCAGAATAGACCATCTCTCTCCTCGgagaaacaaatacacaaacatgttCCTTGACTTTTATATGTCTCTGAAAGACAccaattattcttttctttcttgattGTAGAACGACAAATGAAGTCAAATACTGTGTACAGatgatgcacaaaagaattgGCTATTTTAATATTGGCTACTGACTAATCACCCCTCCCTCATTTTTCTACCAAAATTAATCTGGACAAAAGTGTGCATACACCAAGGATTTTCATACTCAATTCTATTTCCTCTTCAGTTGGCTCTCCTTCCGGTGGTCTCCTCCAGCAGGGATTCCAGTCACATCCTGTGAGATATTACATAATGAGCAACAACCATACAAGTTAAATGCATAAATGAATTTGTCACACCTTTTGTAGATGCTTGTTGAATTCTTAATTGAATGGAAAGCATGATTTTCCAAATGTTGAATAGTTCCTACGGTATACTACATACATTGACGACGCAGAAATTTACTTTCGTTTTTTCACAATTtgtattactggctgattcaTGCGCTGTCTGCCAGTGGTAATCGAAAACCACGAACATGTTCAACACGATAGCACCGGTCACCTTTGCGCATCGAGAAATACACAATCATTGGtaaaattaaagggatcgtacagttttggctgagacctaatttcaggtttctaacattttggggtgacataatgagaaacgtcttatgaaatatgaaagaacatgtaattctatgaggaattcaatgtttatttgacgtaaattggttttgaaacggctgagatatccaaataagatcaattctaataaagtgtgggacccacactttattacgatctttttgttttactttgtttttggatgtttcagtcattccaaacccgattttcatcaaataaactttgaattcctcttaaaatggtatgctctgtattatatcataagtgttttctccgtatctcgtaaaaagttaaaagcccaattttcatctccaccaatactgtactatccctttaaagtctaCTCCAGTCGAGATTTTCGGCAGTTTGTGTAGGCCCTTCTTCTACATTGAGATCGATGATTAAGCTATACACAATTCGTTACGATCATTATGACCAGATCCTTATGTGTTTTCGTGTATACCATACAGATTCGAAATACTTCTTGTAAGAAATATCAGCATTCTTATGTTTTCATAAAGGGTTAATTTGGAATCAGTTTAGGTCAGTATATTACAAAATGTTCAGATTGCTATGAAATGTAAATCAATCTGATATACTAATCCAGCGACAATAAAATTAAGAAATGTATAGGTTGCTATATGTCTGACATTTTAATCCGTCACAAAGACTAGAAACTGCTAAATATCACTACACCATTGAATGTTTCAGAAATTATAAGAAAAGGGATGTTGGTGGTCAACttgaatcattttcatcaatgccttttcttttttgatcgaccctgttcaaacaaaaagaaaaaacccgaaaagcCTCATAATAATCGCTACGAcgaattgaagagtttgttcgcaaatacagataagtccatttttgaagattttgaagtacggtctctgtgataaagtacaaaataataccttttaaatgatatattggtcactacatataaaggtacatttttgaagttatggtcaaaagaagcaacaattttcttattactctctttatttcgacctttaatcgcaaatataaTAGTCCAGAAACGCCTGTGGCAATAGGCGTCATAGCCTGCCAATCAGCTaacaaactaaacaaaataagGAACACATGTTTGGGGAATACCTTTTCGCGGTAGGTAGTCTGGATGATACTTTTGAAGAATCTTTCCAACAAGGAAGAACAGCGTGACTAAGGCACCAGTAACGCCGATGACTAGTCCAATAATGAGACCTAAGCTGTTATATTTCCCTGCTGTTTGATACAAAAACAATTGAAAGGCGTTAATCATCAAGAATCACATCTAAATGAGAATTTAACACGTAATTATCATCTGCTTTGTGTTGTGCAGAAGAGCTAAAAAATAGACCAcaataaacatatttttttttttttacatattgtaCGGAGAAAACACTATGAATACTTTTCAAGACTTGCTACTTTTATTTGTAACTGAATTGTCAAGAAGATCGTTCACGTATGGCATGACGCTTCGACATTTGCGAGAGTTTtccattgaaaatgaaaaaaccaacaacaacttGTCACTGAAATAATTGGAACATTTAAAGAAacttacttttgtttttgctctttgAGGCTCATAAAAATATTATAGAAGTGGTGATTTTGTTCTACTTccatcagagagagagagagagaaagagagacagacagacagatgggggggggggtagggtaaGGATTGACATCTTATTTCGGTGTTAATTTCGGAAGAAAAATTAGGTGCATATTTCTCACAAAATGAAATGCCTTAATAGGCCGAGAACAGGGAGGTGTAAAAATGTATCTCTTGTGTGCTCTTATCAAAGTAAGACACTGTGTTCGTAATGTCCATCCCAGATGTAGAGAACTACATATGTTAAGACAATTCCAAAATAAAGAGGATTTCTTCCTATAAACATTCACGTAGCTCCAAACGTCATAAAAACTACTTACTGCTAACTGTTAGAAAAGTGGAATTTGAGAAAACCTCGAAATCCCTCAGTACAATCTGGCAGTGGTAGCGACCTTCATCTGCCGTTTGCAAATCGGTGATGACGAGACTAAAATTCCCGTCCATGTCGAACCGGTCCTCCTTACTTATAAAGTTCCCATTGAAAAATGAAGCTTTCCGCGTTGTTAGCTCCTGATGCGAGCTGTTTTCTTTGGCCCAGATCGCAACGAGTGGCTCCTCCTCGAAGTAGCATGGCAATCTGATGTCTCCCCCTTCCCGTAACTGAAACGTGGGGACAGTGTCAACCACAGACGCTACGCGACAAGAAAGAGAAGAACGTAATTCGTTATCTAATGCACTTAGCTGGTACACGATAAAGCTGCTGTTAGCATCAGACTTATAGGATCAAGTATGCAAAAAACTTGTATGTGTACATCCAGCTTAcctccccctccaaaaaaaaaaaaaaaaatcaacaacaaactgTATTCTTCTTTGCTTTAATTCTTGGAATAATTCGGGCCGGTTCACTATCATTTCGAATAGATGCTTTACCTATCAATACGAAGAGGTTTTGGCACCCCACTTGAATTACACTCTTGGATTCAGCGGTGGGTTTGTtttgacacatacacacaattcaaaacagagaaacaaacagaatatcCTAAGTTACGACGactaaaagaacaaacaaacaagcaagcaaactaTAGTCCAATGCTACATGCGAAACTTGCCATTACCATACGCCTCTTAATACCCTATATTTATAgttaatagaaacaaaaagcagatgtaaagtgtataatgattatgttaACCTACCAATATCCATTTGTGGGCTCAACTACCTTTTACACCAGTCTTGGAACTGAAATG comes from Diadema setosum unplaced genomic scaffold, eeDiaSeto1 scaffold_48, whole genome shotgun sequence and encodes:
- the LOC140245870 gene encoding uncharacterized protein — translated: MDIASVVDTVPTFQLREGGDIRLPCYFEEEPLVAIWAKENSSHQELTTRKASFFNGNFISKEDRFDMDGNFSLVITDLQTADEGRYHCQIVLRDFEVFSNSTFLTVSTGKYNSLGLIIGLVIGVTGALVTLFFLVGKILQKYHPDYLPRKGCDWNPCWRRPPEGEPTEEEIELMIDSRNRRDELRQKIKDYKPGRARYEKDFENPSKVNISFFGEIAAGKSCLINSLNFALNGQYSIVTKEGVGEDGGRMTRRRFHHILAERIDLIDTCGIQDLSSKTLERLKEECNGIFRAISKTRVKRKEEECHCAVFVYRQRPDAEKDGKNFIKTFCNMVKRYLGTEPLVVITHKKDYADPEAVCHEISGSAGKRKIWMFENYTPMSDDEDIEKDVEYLKFLWSALQTCDETIYHRKKKIL